A part of Candidatus Acidiferrales bacterium genomic DNA contains:
- a CDS encoding ArgE/DapE family deacylase, producing MTLDTEQLSSRLRQRFSEPAMLELTKRLIAIPSENPPGNHYEECARTLVEELNKLGFGDARREGACVLASAGTSTRTLYFSGHYDVVPAQRSEQFEPRVEGANLFGRGSSDMKSGLAAMIHAAAAARDEGLLNAGRIGIVLVPDEETAGPRGSRDLNARGLLGREGIGMLTPEPTGGVIWNANRGAISLRATMRGKAAHVGRQFEGVNAFERALPAMARLAEIKNEVELRETRQKIAPAAARKSILMIGGRVEAGTNFNVTPEFCSFTIDRRINPEENLEEEKRRLREALEGFEIEVLQEEAAAATPAEDRLGAILSRHIGSVTGKEPKFEMCPGLLETRFYAARGVPAFAYGPGLLTVSHGPNEFIPIRNIAQCALVYALTAAEMLR from the coding sequence GTGACTCTGGATACGGAGCAACTGAGCAGCCGACTGCGCCAAAGGTTTTCCGAGCCAGCGATGCTGGAGCTGACGAAGCGGCTGATCGCAATTCCATCGGAAAACCCACCCGGAAATCATTACGAAGAATGCGCGCGAACGCTCGTCGAGGAGTTAAACAAGCTCGGGTTCGGCGACGCGAGACGCGAAGGCGCGTGCGTTTTGGCGTCGGCGGGAACCAGCACGCGAACACTATATTTCAGCGGGCACTACGACGTTGTACCGGCGCAGAGGAGCGAGCAATTCGAGCCGCGCGTCGAAGGCGCGAATCTGTTCGGGCGCGGGTCGTCGGACATGAAGAGCGGGCTGGCGGCGATGATTCATGCAGCGGCAGCAGCGCGCGATGAAGGATTGCTGAACGCGGGCCGAATCGGGATCGTGCTGGTACCGGACGAAGAGACGGCCGGGCCGCGCGGATCGCGCGATCTGAATGCGCGCGGGCTGCTGGGGCGCGAAGGGATCGGGATGCTCACTCCGGAGCCGACAGGCGGCGTGATTTGGAATGCCAATCGCGGAGCGATTTCGCTGCGCGCCACGATGCGCGGAAAAGCCGCGCACGTCGGGCGGCAATTCGAGGGCGTGAATGCGTTCGAGCGCGCGTTGCCTGCGATGGCTCGCCTAGCAGAAATCAAAAACGAAGTGGAGCTTCGCGAAACACGACAGAAGATAGCTCCGGCGGCGGCCCGCAAATCCATACTGATGATCGGCGGGCGCGTCGAGGCAGGGACGAATTTCAATGTGACGCCGGAATTCTGTTCTTTCACGATCGACCGGCGGATCAATCCGGAGGAAAATCTGGAAGAAGAAAAGCGGCGATTGCGCGAGGCGCTAGAAGGTTTCGAAATTGAGGTACTTCAAGAGGAAGCGGCAGCGGCGACTCCGGCAGAAGACAGACTTGGGGCAATACTGTCACGCCACATTGGAAGCGTGACGGGCAAGGAACCGAAATTCGAGATGTGCCCGGGCCTGCTCGAAACGCGATTCTACGCGGCGCGCGGCGTGCCGGCGTTCGCCTACGGACCAGGATTACTGACGGTGTCGCACGGGCCGAACGAGTTCATTCCGATTCGCAACATCGCACAATGCGCGTTGGTCTATGCGCTGACGGCGGCGGAGATGCTGCGCTGA
- a CDS encoding RidA family protein has translation MPTDEKRTYFPVAASLGPLPFSSGVLVGNTYYVSGHIGLDPATRKPPTDAEQEARLLLDGFRATLGRANLAMDDLVYVQIFCSDVSLFEKFNAIYRGYFSGDFPARAFLGSGPLLFGAKFEIQGIAVKRAKKAAKKRRAKRTKR, from the coding sequence ATGCCGACGGATGAGAAGCGAACTTATTTCCCGGTGGCGGCGAGTCTCGGGCCGCTGCCGTTTTCGAGCGGCGTGCTCGTGGGCAATACATATTACGTGAGCGGGCACATCGGGCTGGACCCGGCCACGAGAAAACCACCCACAGATGCGGAGCAGGAAGCGCGGCTGCTGCTCGATGGCTTCCGCGCAACGCTGGGGCGCGCGAATCTGGCGATGGATGATTTGGTTTACGTGCAGATTTTCTGCTCGGACGTCTCGCTCTTTGAGAAGTTCAATGCGATTTATCGCGGTTATTTTTCGGGCGATTTTCCGGCGCGAGCATTTCTGGGTTCCGGGCCGCTGCTTTTTGGCGCGAAGTTCGAGATACAAGGGATTGCGGTGAAGCGAGCGAAAAAAGCGGCGAAGAAGCGCAGGGCAAAACGGACGAAACGCTGA